Proteins from one Arsenophonus apicola genomic window:
- the bcp gene encoding thioredoxin-dependent thiol peroxidase, with amino-acid sequence MSPLKAGDKAPQFSLPDQDGEIINLSDYLGQRVLIYFYPKAMTPGCTIQACGLRDEWDKFKQMGVAVFGISTDKPEKLLRFAEKEMLEFTLLSDHKHEVAEKFGVWGAKQFMGKTFDGIHRVSFLINSKGEIEHVFDKFKTADHHQIVLDYLNTHP; translated from the coding sequence ATGAGCCCATTGAAAGCCGGTGATAAGGCCCCTCAATTTAGCCTTCCTGACCAAGATGGCGAAATAATCAATTTATCTGATTATCTTGGTCAACGAGTTTTGATTTATTTCTATCCCAAAGCAATGACTCCCGGTTGTACAATACAAGCTTGTGGATTACGTGACGAATGGGATAAATTTAAACAAATGGGTGTCGCAGTCTTTGGCATCAGCACTGATAAACCAGAAAAGTTATTACGTTTCGCTGAAAAAGAGATGCTAGAATTTACATTACTATCGGATCACAAGCACGAGGTTGCGGAAAAATTCGGAGTATGGGGAGCAAAGCAGTTTATGGGAAAAACGTTTGATGGTATTCATCGTGTTAGTTTTTTGATTAATAGCAAAGGTGAGATTGAGCATGTGTTTGACAAATTCAAAACCGCGGATCACCATCAAATTGTACTGGACTATCTTAATACTCATCCGTGA
- the dapA gene encoding 4-hydroxy-tetrahydrodipicolinate synthase: protein MVNNSIEYRNFLRGSLAAIVTPMDIKGRIDKPSLKKLVDYHVNNGTSAIVSVGTTGESATLEHSEHLDVVLTTLEYSDGRIPIIAGSGANATKQAIAVTKSLEKTGVVACLAVTPYYNKPSQEGLYQHFKTIAEQTDLPQILYNVPARTGCDLLPETVARLAKLGNIVAVKEASGDLSRVNRIRRLTNDDNFILLSGDDATALDFIQLGGQGVISVTANIAAKLMAEICKLALAGKYAEAHKLNYRLSDLHHQLFIEPNPIPIKWACYQLGLINSDTMRLPMTPLTLTGQIAVQKALKISDLQKI from the coding sequence ATGGTTAATAATTCTATTGAATATCGGAATTTTTTGCGTGGAAGTCTAGCTGCTATTGTTACCCCAATGGATATAAAAGGACGAATAGATAAGCCTAGTCTGAAAAAACTGGTTGATTATCATGTGAATAATGGCACAAGCGCGATTGTATCTGTTGGTACAACAGGAGAATCAGCAACCCTTGAGCATAGCGAGCACTTGGATGTGGTATTGACCACATTAGAGTATTCTGATGGCAGAATTCCAATTATTGCCGGCAGTGGCGCAAATGCCACCAAACAAGCAATTGCAGTAACTAAATCTTTGGAAAAAACCGGTGTAGTTGCTTGTTTGGCGGTAACTCCTTACTATAATAAACCTTCACAAGAAGGACTTTATCAGCATTTTAAAACCATAGCCGAACAGACAGATTTGCCGCAAATCTTATACAATGTTCCTGCGCGTACCGGATGTGATTTATTGCCTGAGACAGTTGCTAGATTAGCAAAGTTAGGTAATATTGTTGCTGTTAAAGAAGCCAGTGGTGATTTAAGTCGGGTAAATCGCATTCGCAGATTAACCAATGATGATAATTTTATTTTGCTTAGTGGTGATGATGCAACTGCGTTAGACTTTATACAATTAGGTGGGCAAGGGGTAATTTCTGTAACAGCTAATATTGCTGCCAAATTAATGGCTGAAATATGCAAGCTTGCATTAGCAGGAAAGTATGCCGAAGCGCATAAGTTAAATTATCGACTAAGTGACTTGCATCATCAATTATTTATCGAGCCTAATCCCATTCCCATTAAATGGGCTTGTTATCAGTTAGGACTTATTAATTCTGATACAATGCGCTTACCGATGACACCATTAACACTGACCGGTCAGATAGCGGTACAAAAGGCGCTAAAGATTTCTGATTTACAAAAAATTTAG
- the bamC gene encoding outer membrane protein assembly factor BamC, giving the protein MATLLHESKVVKLVALSLAVFLVACTTNQRYKRQVSGDESYLNTPALKNLTIPQGMSLPLQNGEYDIPPANQNGAVGKALDIRPPIQTLSLLSDTHTENSLTASRLFLSNTVENSALWSQINAILQQKTIKIRQKNDSDHFLITDWITWPRGDEDIPLQTRQKIQLDAQNTQIVVTVTNEGIKQGEELITDAAEIQRYNILMLNELIDSINKLRNTATSSDIQGRYAIIDVQTGSDSSGLPQIIVRAPYDVVWDRLPSVLESIGMQVGDRSRSTGAINLTYNGMSDSDWQAIGVDNPTMAKGDYKLQVGDMNNRSSLQFMAVKGTTLTQKQNDEMVSALKTAFSKVSSN; this is encoded by the coding sequence ATGGCAACATTATTACATGAATCAAAGGTTGTTAAGCTTGTAGCACTGTCACTTGCGGTATTTTTGGTCGCTTGCACGACTAATCAACGTTATAAGCGTCAAGTTAGTGGTGACGAGTCATATTTAAATACACCAGCCTTAAAAAATTTGACTATTCCGCAAGGTATGTCGTTACCATTACAAAACGGTGAATATGATATTCCGCCAGCTAATCAAAATGGTGCTGTAGGTAAAGCATTAGATATACGCCCTCCCATTCAAACCCTTTCGCTACTTAGCGACACTCATACCGAAAATAGTTTAACTGCGAGTCGCTTATTTTTAAGTAATACAGTTGAAAACAGCGCTCTTTGGTCGCAAATTAACGCTATTTTGCAACAAAAAACGATCAAAATTAGGCAAAAAAACGATTCTGACCATTTCTTGATTACCGATTGGATTACTTGGCCGCGAGGAGATGAAGATATTCCTTTACAAACTCGGCAGAAAATTCAATTGGATGCACAAAATACTCAAATAGTTGTTACTGTGACTAATGAAGGTATAAAGCAGGGTGAAGAGCTGATAACCGATGCGGCAGAAATACAACGCTATAATATTTTAATGTTAAATGAGCTGATTGATTCAATAAATAAATTGCGTAATACCGCAACCAGTTCTGATATCCAGGGGCGTTATGCCATTATTGATGTGCAAACGGGTAGTGATAGCAGTGGGTTGCCGCAAATCATTGTGCGTGCGCCGTATGATGTTGTTTGGGATAGATTACCCTCGGTGCTTGAAAGCATTGGCATGCAAGTTGGTGATCGTAGTCGTTCGACGGGAGCAATTAACCTCACTTATAATGGTATGAGTGATAGTGATTGGCAAGCGATTGGCGTCGATAATCCAACCATGGCAAAAGGTGATTATAAATTGCAAGTTGGCGATATGAATAATCGTAGTAGTTTGCAATTTATGGCGGTAAAAGGGACAACCTTAACACAAAAACAAAATGATGAAATGGTCTCTGCATTAAAAACGGCGTTTAGTAAAGTGAGCAGCAATTAG
- the purC gene encoding phosphoribosylaminoimidazolesuccinocarboxamide synthase: MQKKAELYRGKAKTVYLTDDPNLLVLEFRNDTSALDGERIEQFERKGMINNRFNYFIMQKLAQAGIPTQMERILSDTESLVKKLTMIPVECVIRNRAAGSLVKRLGIEEGKLLEPPIFDLFLKNDAQHDPMINESYCETFGWVSGTHLGEMKRLSYKANEVLNALFDKADLILVDFKLEFGLFNGQVVLGDEFSPDGSRLWDKKTKNKLDKDRFRQSLGGLIEAYEEVAKRIGVCLD; this comes from the coding sequence ATGCAGAAAAAAGCTGAGTTGTATCGCGGAAAAGCGAAAACCGTATATCTTACGGATGATCCTAATTTATTAGTATTAGAATTTCGCAATGATACATCGGCACTAGATGGTGAGCGTATAGAGCAGTTTGAACGTAAGGGAATGATAAATAATAGATTTAATTATTTCATTATGCAAAAACTGGCGCAAGCCGGCATTCCAACTCAAATGGAACGCATACTGTCAGATACTGAATCATTAGTAAAAAAATTGACTATGATCCCAGTTGAGTGCGTTATTCGTAATCGAGCAGCCGGTTCTCTCGTTAAACGGCTAGGTATCGAAGAGGGTAAATTGCTTGAACCACCTATTTTTGATCTTTTTTTGAAAAATGATGCTCAGCATGACCCAATGATTAATGAGTCTTATTGTGAAACTTTCGGTTGGGTTAGCGGGACACATCTTGGCGAGATGAAACGACTAAGTTATAAAGCGAATGAAGTATTAAATGCACTTTTTGATAAAGCAGACTTGATCCTCGTTGATTTTAAACTTGAATTTGGTCTGTTTAATGGTCAAGTTGTTTTAGGTGATGAATTTTCACCAGATGGTAGTCGTTTATGGGATAAAAAAACTAAGAATAAATTAGATAAAGATCGTTTTCGTCAGAGTCTAGGTGGATTAATTGAAGCTTATGAAGAGGTTGCTAAGCGCATAGGTGTTTGCTTAGATTGA
- the ypfJ gene encoding KPN_02809 family neutral zinc metallopeptidase → MRWRDHRRSDNIEDRRNQSGRMGSPFGGGGMRLPLRGKSGLFILVVVLVAGYYGIDLTSFITGGSNINSSQQANYQPISAKDQQLADFTSVILASTEDVWQKEFSRLGRSYTEPKLVLYRGYTTTACGTGQAIMGPFYCPADQKVYIDLSFYEEMKNKLGAVGDFAQGYVVAHEVGHHVQHLLGIDQKVREAQQSMSRSEANKLSVKLELQADCFAGVWGNKMDEQGLLEEGDLQQALAAAQAIGDDRLQQQSQGRIVPDSFTHGTSEQRYTWFKKGYDTGDFKSCNTFGAL, encoded by the coding sequence ATGCGCTGGCGGGATCATCGTAGAAGCGATAATATTGAAGACCGACGAAATCAATCTGGTAGAATGGGATCACCTTTTGGTGGCGGCGGTATGCGGTTGCCATTACGTGGAAAAAGTGGTTTATTCATTTTGGTAGTTGTTCTCGTTGCCGGCTATTATGGTATCGATCTAACCAGTTTTATCACTGGCGGATCCAACATTAATTCCTCTCAACAAGCCAATTACCAACCAATCAGTGCTAAAGATCAGCAATTAGCTGATTTTACCTCAGTGATATTGGCTTCAACGGAAGATGTCTGGCAAAAAGAGTTTAGTCGGTTGGGGCGTAGTTATACTGAGCCTAAATTAGTACTTTATCGAGGTTATACAACCACTGCCTGTGGCACTGGTCAGGCAATTATGGGACCATTCTATTGTCCTGCTGATCAGAAAGTTTACATTGACCTGTCATTTTATGAAGAGATGAAAAATAAGCTCGGGGCAGTAGGTGATTTTGCGCAAGGCTATGTTGTGGCCCATGAAGTGGGTCATCATGTGCAACATTTATTAGGTATTGATCAGAAAGTTAGAGAAGCGCAACAGAGTATGAGTCGTAGCGAAGCGAATAAGCTTTCGGTTAAGCTTGAACTTCAGGCTGATTGTTTTGCCGGTGTTTGGGGTAATAAAATGGATGAGCAAGGTCTCCTTGAAGAAGGGGATTTACAACAAGCTTTAGCTGCCGCTCAGGCAATCGGTGATGATCGCTTACAGCAACAAAGCCAGGGACGCATCGTGCCAGATAGTTTTACTCATGGTACCTCAGAGCAGCGTTATACTTGGTTTAAAAAAGGCTATGATACCGGCGATTTTAAAAGTTGTAATACTTTTGGCGCGCTTTAA
- a CDS encoding DUF441 domain-containing protein, whose product MGNFDPTLLILLVLAGLGIISHNMTVTLAMLFLLVVRITPLNNFFPWVEKYGLTIGILILTIGVMAPIASGKISPHDVVNSFFNWKSLLAIVIGILVSWLGSRGVSLMTNQPSTVAGLLVGTVIGVAVFRGVPVGPLIAAGLLSLLIGKF is encoded by the coding sequence ATGGGTAATTTTGATCCAACATTACTTATTTTATTAGTATTGGCTGGTTTGGGAATAATTAGTCATAACATGACGGTTACCTTGGCGATGTTATTTTTGCTGGTTGTTCGAATTACGCCGCTTAATAATTTTTTCCCTTGGGTTGAAAAATATGGCTTAACCATAGGTATTTTGATTTTAACTATTGGTGTAATGGCTCCTATTGCGAGTGGCAAAATCTCACCACATGATGTTGTTAACTCTTTTTTTAACTGGAAATCGTTGTTGGCAATTGTGATTGGCATTTTAGTCTCATGGTTGGGCAGTAGAGGCGTCTCTTTGATGACTAATCAACCGTCAACTGTTGCCGGATTATTAGTTGGCACGGTGATAGGTGTTGCTGTTTTCCGTGGTGTTCCAGTTGGTCCATTAATCGCAGCCGGTCTTCTCTCTTTATTGATTGGCAAGTTTTAG
- a CDS encoding tRNA(Met) cytidine acetyltransferase TmcA, with product MTIASLINLQLQLCIQGQRRLLVLSGQSNWILTQLVALKQGMVGDWQTISSHWPDAIAPQKAASLLGQEFLHGVFDATKGFHTEALLMLAGTLKAGSYLIICLPEWTTWSQQLDQDSQRWNEVASIIAVPNFVSWLKYHLQHDANVLLWCEGKPFTALALPQISAWHQPNGQPTIEQEKILQHLLTGEDGIWALVAPRGRGKSALAGMLIERWQGECWVCVPAKTASTVLTHYSNKKIRYWSVDNLLATCQLQKPLEIDWLIIDEAAMIPIAQLNQLTHYFPRLLFTTTVNGYEGTGRGFLLKLCTQFTQCHIITLTTPIRWASNDPLENWLNNSLLLKEYLPKPATITKLNNHHIALLPISQSLLIEKPQLLSAIYGLLTNAHYRTSPLDLRRLLDAQGMTLLVAQQKKHLLAVLWLVNEGGLSASLAHEVWAGRRRPRGNLVAQSLAAHSYFPQAAQMNSQRISRIAVTAAFRRQGVATKLLTFCQQQAIKEGKDFLSVSFGYCEQLQGLWQQNGFHLVRIGSRKEATSGFYTAMAILPLSPKAKLWVSRAHYLLKRDAFYINQLTGLTLTAIKDDQLNDEDWQVLAGFAHGNRSFSVSYPSIRRLLMQSRLALTATRIHCEHNLPIEVCCQQLKLTGQKMWLKQVRNDIADALSELDWQRAEKLKLWVNVFFD from the coding sequence GTGACTATTGCTAGCCTGATTAATTTACAACTTCAGTTGTGCATTCAGGGCCAACGGCGCTTACTAGTGCTAAGTGGTCAGAGCAACTGGATCCTTACACAGCTAGTTGCGCTTAAGCAAGGGATGGTTGGTGATTGGCAAACCATTTCATCGCATTGGCCTGACGCTATAGCACCACAAAAAGCGGCGTCACTGTTAGGACAAGAGTTCTTACATGGGGTTTTTGATGCAACAAAGGGATTTCATACTGAAGCATTGCTGATGTTGGCCGGGACGCTAAAAGCGGGTAGCTATCTTATCATTTGCCTACCTGAATGGACAACCTGGTCTCAGCAGCTGGATCAAGATAGTCAACGCTGGAATGAAGTCGCCTCGATAATAGCGGTGCCAAATTTTGTTTCCTGGTTAAAGTATCATCTACAACATGATGCTAACGTTTTGCTATGGTGTGAAGGGAAACCTTTTACCGCTCTTGCGCTACCCCAAATATCCGCTTGGCATCAGCCCAATGGGCAACCAACGATTGAACAAGAAAAAATTTTGCAGCATCTACTGACCGGTGAGGACGGAATTTGGGCATTAGTTGCACCACGTGGTAGAGGAAAATCTGCCTTGGCTGGTATGTTGATTGAAAGGTGGCAGGGGGAGTGCTGGGTTTGTGTACCGGCAAAAACAGCGTCAACGGTATTAACTCACTATAGCAACAAAAAAATTCGCTATTGGTCGGTTGACAATTTATTGGCTACTTGTCAATTACAAAAACCACTTGAAATTGATTGGTTAATTATTGACGAAGCGGCGATGATCCCGATTGCCCAACTAAATCAATTAACACACTATTTTCCACGCTTACTCTTTACGACGACGGTTAATGGCTATGAAGGTACAGGGCGAGGATTTTTGCTAAAACTTTGTACTCAATTTACGCAATGTCACATTATCACGCTAACGACTCCGATCCGATGGGCATCAAATGATCCTTTGGAAAATTGGTTAAATAACAGCTTATTACTAAAAGAATATTTACCCAAACCAGCAACGATAACTAAATTAAATAACCATCACATTGCGTTGTTACCCATATCGCAATCTTTATTGATTGAAAAGCCACAATTATTATCAGCCATATATGGTTTGCTGACTAACGCGCATTATCGTACCTCCCCCCTTGATTTAAGACGATTATTGGATGCGCAAGGAATGACTTTATTGGTTGCGCAACAAAAAAAACATCTGCTAGCTGTATTATGGTTAGTAAATGAAGGGGGATTATCTGCATCGCTTGCTCATGAAGTATGGGCTGGACGACGTCGACCTAGAGGTAATTTAGTTGCTCAATCTTTAGCAGCACACAGTTATTTTCCGCAAGCGGCACAAATGAATTCTCAGCGAATAAGCCGTATAGCCGTTACTGCAGCTTTCCGTCGCCAGGGTGTAGCAACAAAATTACTTACTTTTTGTCAACAGCAGGCAATTAAAGAAGGAAAGGATTTTCTTTCTGTTAGCTTTGGCTATTGTGAACAGTTGCAGGGATTATGGCAGCAAAATGGTTTTCATTTGGTCAGGATCGGTAGCCGTAAGGAAGCAACAAGTGGATTTTATACCGCTATGGCGATATTGCCCTTATCACCCAAGGCTAAACTATGGGTGTCACGAGCACACTATTTGTTAAAACGCGACGCCTTTTATATCAACCAGTTAACTGGTTTAACTCTAACAGCTATTAAGGATGATCAATTAAATGATGAAGATTGGCAGGTTTTGGCTGGCTTTGCTCATGGTAATAGAAGTTTTTCAGTTAGCTATCCCTCAATTCGACGGTTATTAATGCAATCAAGACTGGCTTTAACAGCAACGAGAATTCATTGTGAACATAATCTACCTATTGAGGTATGCTGTCAGCAGTTAAAATTAACTGGACAAAAAATGTGGTTAAAACAGGTACGCAACGATATTGCTGATGCATTATCAGAATTAGACTGGCAGCGAGCAGAAAAACTTAAATTATGGGTTAATGTTTTTTTTGATTAG
- a CDS encoding YpfN family protein — protein MHWLADYWWIIILLLIGIIWSAVKQMQKIDPKRFLDNKPKLPPHRDFNDKWDDEDDWPNQKKH, from the coding sequence ATGCATTGGTTAGCTGATTACTGGTGGATTATCATTCTGCTTCTGATTGGCATTATCTGGAGTGCTGTCAAACAGATGCAAAAAATTGATCCTAAACGTTTTTTAGATAATAAACCCAAACTTCCTCCTCATCGTGATTTTAATGACAAATGGGATGATGAAGATGACTGGCCTAATCAAAAAAAACATTAA
- a CDS encoding DUF454 family protein has product MHLQRVLLIIMGWISIVLATFGLLLPLLPTTPFLLLAAWCFSRSSPRFHHWLLYNSWFGKYIRHWQQHRALPKGVKIKLIIIILFTFVFSLWLVTSWWIRGGLLIILALLLGYISRLPVIDGSKN; this is encoded by the coding sequence ATGCATTTACAACGAGTTTTACTCATTATTATGGGCTGGATTAGTATTGTCTTAGCGACATTTGGACTACTTTTACCCTTATTACCCACTACCCCTTTTTTGCTATTAGCGGCCTGGTGCTTTTCTCGCTCATCGCCACGTTTTCATCACTGGTTACTTTATAACTCATGGTTTGGTAAATATATTCGCCATTGGCAACAGCATAGAGCATTACCTAAAGGCGTTAAAATTAAGCTAATTATTATAATTTTATTTACTTTTGTTTTCTCACTTTGGTTAGTTACAAGTTGGTGGATCAGAGGGGGACTATTAATTATCTTAGCGCTATTGCTCGGTTATATATCCAGGTTGCCAGTAATCGATGGGTCTAAGAATTAG
- the dapE gene encoding succinyl-diaminopimelate desuccinylase codes for MICPVLKLAQQLIQQPSISPNDHGCQTILINRLKKLGFSVEVMPFDDTANLWAYHGEQGETLAFAGHTDVVPAGATQDWRYPPFTPILNNGLLYGRGAADMKGSLAAMIVAAERFINDYPNHAGRLAFLITSDEEAKATNGTVKVVDKLMARNEQIDYCIVGEPSSQEKLGDIIKNGRRGSLSAKLTIQGTQGHIAYPHLANNPINSSLAFLNELVNKKWDIGNAFFPPTSMQISNIHAGTGSNNIIPGKLIIQFNFRFSTELTEQQIRQQVEAMLKKYQLSYEIEWSLSGHPFLTKKGKLINIVSQVIEQYCGYQPQLSTDGGTSDGRFVAKMGAQIVELGPLNETIHKVDECVSVVDLQQLSFIYQQIMQKILLPA; via the coding sequence ATGATTTGTCCTGTTCTTAAGCTAGCGCAACAACTTATTCAACAACCCTCTATTAGCCCCAATGATCATGGCTGCCAAACCATCTTAATTAATCGACTGAAAAAACTTGGTTTTTCAGTTGAAGTCATGCCCTTTGACGATACCGCCAATCTATGGGCCTATCATGGGGAACAAGGGGAAACGCTGGCTTTTGCTGGGCATACCGATGTTGTTCCGGCAGGTGCAACTCAAGATTGGCGTTATCCTCCTTTTACACCAATATTAAATAACGGGCTGCTCTATGGCCGAGGAGCAGCTGATATGAAAGGTTCGCTTGCAGCAATGATTGTTGCTGCCGAAAGATTTATTAATGATTATCCCAACCATGCTGGCCGATTAGCCTTCTTAATTACCTCTGACGAAGAAGCTAAAGCGACTAATGGAACGGTAAAAGTGGTTGATAAATTAATGGCACGCAACGAACAAATTGATTATTGCATTGTAGGTGAACCGTCTAGTCAGGAAAAGCTAGGTGATATAATCAAAAATGGTCGTCGAGGTTCATTAAGCGCAAAACTCACTATCCAAGGAACACAAGGGCATATCGCTTATCCACATTTAGCCAATAATCCGATAAATAGTTCATTAGCGTTTTTAAATGAGCTGGTTAATAAAAAATGGGATATCGGTAATGCATTTTTCCCTCCCACCAGCATGCAAATTTCCAATATCCATGCTGGCACTGGCAGTAACAATATTATTCCTGGTAAGTTAATTATACAATTCAATTTTCGCTTTAGCACTGAGCTCACCGAGCAACAAATTCGCCAACAAGTAGAAGCAATGCTAAAAAAATATCAACTTAGTTATGAAATTGAGTGGTCATTATCCGGCCATCCTTTTTTAACCAAAAAAGGTAAATTAATTAATATTGTTAGCCAGGTTATAGAGCAATATTGCGGCTATCAACCTCAGCTATCAACCGATGGCGGCACATCTGATGGCCGTTTTGTTGCTAAAATGGGCGCCCAAATTGTTGAGTTAGGGCCTTTAAATGAAACTATTCATAAAGTTGATGAATGTGTAAGTGTTGTTGATCTACAGCAATTAAGCTTTATTTATCAGCAAATTATGCAAAAAATATTATTGCCGGCCTAA
- a CDS encoding ArsC family reductase, which yields MMSTSISYILYGIKNCDTIKKARQWLDNHHIIYQFHDYRTDGISIELLEIFIQHLGWEALINKRGMTWKKLSDEQKANIIDVASAKELMLKYPAIIKRPLLTTTDNHYLLGFSIDEYQRFMHHRG from the coding sequence ATGATGTCAACATCAATAAGTTACATACTTTATGGTATAAAAAATTGTGATACTATTAAAAAGGCACGTCAGTGGCTTGATAATCATCATATAATCTATCAATTTCATGATTATCGCACAGATGGGATCTCAATTGAATTACTCGAAATTTTTATTCAACATTTGGGATGGGAAGCCTTGATCAATAAACGTGGTATGACCTGGAAAAAATTGTCCGATGAGCAAAAAGCGAATATTATTGATGTCGCTAGTGCTAAAGAGTTAATGTTAAAATATCCAGCAATTATTAAACGCCCATTATTAACAACTACTGATAACCATTATCTACTCGGTTTTTCAATAGACGAGTACCAACGATTTATGCATCACAGAGGCTAA
- a CDS encoding response regulator has protein sequence MSNHSIMLVDEHPLIRHSLKQLIKAAPEFTVVAEVSNGIDVINVANQLKPDIIMIDINISNMYGPEVIRQIRKEGIKSYILILSLSANRIDVYNAIDAGANGYLLKNCELDMLVNSLKSAANGLPIFSNQIHQYLNNRHQYQDPLSSLTKREFEVLREIANGLKNREISKSLFISEETVKVHIRNLLKKLNVRSRLEASLVYMRAK, from the coding sequence ATGTCTAATCATTCAATAATGTTGGTTGATGAACATCCCCTTATACGTCATAGTTTAAAACAGCTCATTAAAGCCGCACCTGAATTTACTGTTGTTGCCGAAGTAAGTAATGGTATTGATGTTATTAATGTAGCAAATCAATTAAAACCAGATATTATTATGATAGATATTAATATATCTAATATGTATGGTCCTGAAGTTATTCGTCAAATTAGAAAAGAGGGGATTAAATCTTATATATTAATTCTCTCTCTTTCTGCTAATCGAATTGATGTTTATAATGCTATCGATGCTGGTGCTAATGGTTATTTATTAAAAAATTGCGAATTAGATATGTTAGTTAATAGCTTAAAAAGTGCAGCAAATGGTTTACCGATTTTTAGCAATCAAATTCATCAATATTTAAATAATCGTCATCAATATCAAGATCCACTTTCTTCATTAACAAAACGTGAATTTGAAGTATTACGCGAAATTGCTAATGGATTAAAAAATAGAGAAATATCTAAATCTCTTTTTATTTCTGAAGAAACAGTCAAAGTACATATTCGTAATTTATTGAAAAAACTTAATGTGCGTTCTCGCTTAGAAGCCAGTTTAGTTTATATGCGCGCTAAATAA